The following coding sequences lie in one Apium graveolens cultivar Ventura chromosome 1, ASM990537v1, whole genome shotgun sequence genomic window:
- the LOC141663652 gene encoding uncharacterized protein LOC141663652 encodes MHILEEYRADENKSSPSKVEEERSLLKGEKKKLEKDLSKVKGRVIEILKASSEYRTKINDLELSNDRLKKELEGVGIRAKKVDESLVVETKRREALEAEVTTLREKNDSLETENLNLKLEVEKGVEEIVGALGDGYGRFVKRMEAAGFDVSGHGFAEYLRDYAEEHKEDEADGVPVDP; translated from the exons ATGCATATTCTTGAAGAGTATAGAGCTGATGAGAATAAGAGCTCTCCTTCGAAGGTCGAGGAGGAGCGAAGCTTACTGAAGGGTGAGAAGAAGAAATTGGAGAAAGATCTAAGTAAGGTCAAAGGCCGTGTTATCGAGATTTTGAAGGCGAGTTCTGAATACCGGACCAAG ATAAATGACTTAGAGCTATCAAATGATCGTCTTAAGAAGGAATTAGAAGGTGTCGGGATTCGGGCAAAGAAAGTGGACGAGTCGCTGGTCGTGGAGACAAAAAGGCGCGAGGCTCTAGAGGCTGAAGTTACCACTCTTCGTGAGAAGAATGATTCGTTGGAAACAGAAAATTTGAACTTGAAATTGGAAGTGGAGAAGGGGGTCGAGGAGATAGTTGGGGCCCTTGGTGATGGGTACGGGCGTTTTGTTAAGAGGATGGAGGCTGCTGGCTTCGACGTGTCTGGTCATGGCTTTGCAGAGTACCTCCGGGATTATGCTGAGGAGCATAAAGAGGACGAGGCCGATGGTGTACCTGTCGACCCTTGA